Sequence from the Gemmatimonadota bacterium genome:
AACAGCGACATTGCCGGGACGCTCCAGCAGAGCCAGACCGAATTTGCCGGATACCAGGCGAAGAACACCTTCACCAGCCCGCCGCCGCGCGTGGACCGCATCGACGCCAAGGTCCAGGGGAAGACCACGGTCACCGAACGCCAGTCGCACTGGGACTTCAGCAAGGTGATCCCCACGCTGGTGATCGACAACATCGTCACGGTGACGTACAACCTCCTCGGGAACGCGCACACCTTCATGACCGTGCACGTGAACTACACGGTCACGCTCTCGCCGGCCAATCCCACCGTGGCCGTCGACGGGCAGCCGCAATCGTTGCAGGCGGTGCTGACGCCGGCGTACAACGGTCCCGGGTTGGCGTATGTGTGGAGCTCGCCGGGGACGCACGGTACGCTGAGCGAGACCAACGGCAATCACTCGGCGAGCAAGACGGCCACGTTCACGCCCAAGACGCTCGACCAGGGGGGGACCGACCAGGTCTCGGTGAAGGTCGTGTCGTGGGTGGCCAACACGGAGCTGGAAACGTTAGGCACGGGGACGGCGAACGTGATCGTCGACCCGTTCCGCACCGCACGATTCAGCGCCAGGCAGATCTCGGTCAACGGCGGGGCGAGCACCTTCACGACCGCCACGCTGGAGATCCCGAAGGTCGCCGGGGCGGTGACCTACCAGGTGCAAGGGACCGTGCTGGGAGCGCCGTATACACGGACATTCACTGGCGCGACGTCGAGCAACACGCAGTCGCTCAACCAGGTGCTGGACGGGGGGAGCGTGTGGTACATCAACCTCGACGGCGGCTACAACACCATCAAGTCGGCGGCCGACGCGCGGTACCAGTTGTACCTGACGAACTACGCGAGTTCGACGGCGAAGTACAAGGCGTTGCCGTAGGGGGTGGCGCCTCCCCTGCTCCAGGGCGGCGTCCTCCGAGGGACCTGCATGGTTTGAGGGATGAGTAGTGTGCGATGAGCCGAGGGCCGGGCGCCTCCACTGTGGGGGCCCCGGCCCGACTCGATAACGTCAACACGGCGAACCTGAACGCCTTCGGGCGACTCACGCAGGGGAAGAAGCTCCTCCGGTCCGTGCGACCGACCCACGCTGCCCGACACACCCTACATCGATACAACCACCGCCCTAGGGGGTGACCTTCCGAAACCTGATGTCGCGTGCCCGCCCGTTGCCGGCGTCAAAGCCGGTCACCGTGCCTTGCGCATCGCGGCGAAAGACGACCTGGCTCACCGGCAATGTGGCAGAGAAGGAATCCCCGGTGGTGTGCGTCAGCGTGACCGGCCCGAAACGACGGTGCCGGATGACGAGTTGTCCGCCCTCGACGCTCAGGTCGTAGAACGTCTCCAGCTCCTCGCTGAAATAGCGACCCGCGAAGGTGGCGAGATCAACTGCCGCTTGCTCTGCGACTCGCCGTCCGGGGTGCTGCCCGTCCTGCTGAAAGGTGATCCCCTCCACTGCGCCGTCGGGGGCCGCGTTGAACGTGATCCGCGCCGGTGCGCCGACCACCTCAAACGCCGTCATGGAGGTGGGGCGCAGCGGGAGCGCCGGCTGTCCCGGGAGCTGGAGCCGCAGCTGATTCCCCTGCTGTTCCACCGTCAGGAGCAGGCCGCCGAGTGTCGTCATCTCGTACTTGCCGGCATAGCGCCGGAGCGTTGCTGCAGGCACGTCAACGCCCGAGGCCGCAGTCGCGCTCGCGGTCGCGCGCGGGGGCATCGTCATGTGCTGGGCGAAGAAGGCGTCGGCCACGACGCCGGCAATGCCGCCGGGGACGCCCTGGTAGTTGCTGAACACGACGTACCCGGCGTCAAGGTCGGGGTAGTACACGAACGTGGAGCTGTGCGCGATGTCATTGCCGCCGTGCTGCCACCGGCGCAGCCCGCGGTTTGTGTCGAGAAAGAGACCATAGCCGTAGTTCGACGGCTTTCCATCGTTGAGCACGAACGACGTCGACAGCTCCTTGATCACGGCCGGCCCGCCCAGCTCTCCGGTCTTGAAGTTGTGCATCCACTTGGCGACGTCGCCCGGCGTGGTATAGATGCCGCCGGCCCCCGCCGACCCATGGAGATCGCGCACTTCACGGAAGCCACCCTCGCCGGGGATGTACCCGGCCGAGCGGCCGTGGATGATCTGGCCAGGATTGGCGCGCACCCACGTCTTCGTCATCCCCAGCGGGAGGAAGACCTCGTTGCGCATCCACTCCGCGAACGGAACGCCGGTGACGCGCTCCGCCACGATGGTCGCCAGGGCGAACGCCGAGTTGTTGTAGTTGAACTCCGCCCCCGGCTCATTCTGCAGCGCCGGTTGGCGGTTGATGACCTTGATGACCTCGTCCGACGCGATGTAGTCCCCCTCCAGCACCTGACGTCCCTCGATGATCAGCGTGTTGATGAACTCGCGGTAGCCGGTGGTGTGCGTCAACAGGTGGCGCACGGTGATCGTCTTGCCGAAGTCCTTGAGTTCAGGGATGTGCTTTCGCACGTCGTCGCTCAGGGAGAGCTTGCCCCGCGAGGCCAGCAGGGCGAGGGCGAAGCCGGTGAACTGTTTCGACGAAGAACCAATGTTGGTCGGCGTCTCGGCGGTGAACGGCATCTCGTACGTCAGGTCAGCGGCGCCATAGCCCTTCACGAACGCCAGCTTGCCCTCCTTGATCACGCCCACGACCGCGCCGGGCGTGTCCTTGTACAGCTGGGCGGCGGCCTGGTCCACCTTGCCTTCCGGAGTCGTCGCGACCGGTTCGGACCGCGTGAGCTGCACGCGCACGGCGCCCCCTTTGCCCGCCGTCGCCGGCGTCACCTCGACCACGTACCGGCCCACCGTGTCGGTGGCGAACGCAAACGACTCCGGCCCCCCTCGCCCGACGCGCGCCGAGCGCTGCACGCGTTTGCCCGTGGGGCCCGTGATCGTCACCGTGGCGTCCACCCCATCCTGATCCACTCGGCCGGCCACGAAGTGGCGATTCGGAAGATTCAGCTCGTATCGGAGCATCCCATCCGCCGGCAGCGTCGCGCGTATCGGCGTGCGGAGCTGTAGCTGCGGCGCTTGTTGCGCGTGGACGCCGCTGCCGCAGAAGAGAAGGAGCGCGACACCGCGCGTTATACAGGCTTGCATGGCAGATCCTGAGGATGGCGGAACTGCCTCCCTATGGAGGCGGACGTCGGTGCGGCCTGTCGAGAACTTGGTATACAAAACGGCGCCGCGCAACGAGAGCCGCGCCAGGTGAGCATCGCCACGTGACTTCCGTGCGCCGACCGACGCGGGCCCATTGACGCGTTCGCACGCTTTGCAGGCGACACCTCGCACCTAACGAGCGCCCCTTCCCCGCTCCCATCGCGCGGGGCGCACGTGCCCCCGGACGGCGCGCGCGATGGCTCCATCGAACGAGCGGACGGTCGCATGCATCGCCGGCCTGCGGCCGAATGTGAAACACCGGCGTGTTCCCCCCGTACCGTGATGTAGTGAACACACACGGTACACCGCGTCGGCTCCTCCTGCCGCCGTGCTCGCATACGCCGCCTCTACCGAGCCGCCCCCTCATGTCCTACCACGCTTCCCGCCTCGCCACCCGCTCGCTCGTCTTCGCGAGCAGCCTCCTGCTGCTCGCTCCCCCGTCCATCGCCCAGCGTCCGGGAACGCCACCTTCCGACACCTCGTGGATCGTGCCGCGCGTACCGCTCGCCCTGGCCCGGAAGAGCCTGCCCACGCGGGACGCACAGGCCGCGGTGCTGCTCATGGACACCACGCTCGTGCTGCAGTTCACCGACCGCGGATTGTCACGGATGAAAGCGAGCGTTCGCGACTCCGCGCCACAGGACGTCGGCCAGCGCCTGCTCGCCCGGATGGTCGGCTCCGCGCTCGGCGAGCTGTTCGATCACGGAATCGCGTACAACCTGCGCGCGTTGCGGGGCGCCCGCGTCGAAGGCAACCGCCTGGTGCTCGAGGACCTCGCCGGCAAGCGCGTGTTTGACCATGTCGAGATCAACGGCCGCGACGTCATGGATGACTTCTCGCCGGCCGACGCCTCGCGCTTCGCCGCCGCGGTGAACCGCGCGCTGCACCGCTGATACGCGCACTCCAGCACGCGGACTCGCGCATCACTCCCCCCACCGCTTGGGCATCTCAATCGGCGCCTGCCGCTCGACTGGCTTTTCCGCTCGTTTCCAGGAGAAGTAGAACGGCTCGAAGTCCTTCGGCCTGAAGAACCACATCTTGAGCTTCAGGTTCCAGTACACCCGGAAATGGTACGAGCGCATGAAGAACAGTTGCCAGAACACGACGCACAGCACGATCGGCATCCAATTCTGTGGCCACTGAACCGTCGCTTCCCACCCTAACGACGGGAGTTCACGCGCCGTGCGCCACGCGTTGGTCGCCCCTCCGTTCACGAGCAGTGCCAGCAGGATCATGCGCACCACGTGCCGAGCCAGATAGTAGGTGCGATTGAGGCCCCAGAACTGCTCCTTGCGCACGACGGTCCAGCACACGGCAATCGTGGCCACCAGGATCAGCGCCACGCGCACCCCGGGAAGCCCGCCGAGTCCGATCAGGAGCGAGATCTTTTCGATCGCGAGCGCCGTCAGCACCGTCGCCGCGCCGCCGACCGGATAGAAGATCAGCACGAAGGGCCAGAGCACGAACGGGGCAACGAGCCACTCGATGCTGCCGCTGCTCCTGCTGTTGGCGGCCGCCTGGCCAGCCATGAAGCCCGCCGTTCCCTCGGCGGTGGCTGGGGCGCCGATGATGTTGCCCCTGGACCCGGCGTCGTAGCCGGAGTTGTAGTCGCTGCTCATGTCGTTCCGCTCCGGGTCCCGAGTTCTTCCGCGAGCCCGATCAGCAGCCCTTCGGGACCACGGATGTAACAGAGTCGATAGACGTTCTCGTAGTTCACCACTTCACCCACCAGCTGCGCCCCGTGCCTGCCGAGCCTGACGAGTAACTCATCGAGATCGGTGACGGTGAACATGATGCGCAGGTAGCCGAGCGAGTTGACGGGGGCGTTGCGATGATCGGCGACGACCGCTGGCGCCAGGAAGCGCGACAACTCGAGCCGGCTGTGGCCGTCGGGGGTGATCATCATCGCAATCTCGACGTGCTGGTTCCCCAGCCCCGTGACACGCCCGGCCCACTCGCCCTCGATGGTCGCGCGCCCCTGCAGGGTCAGGCCGAGTTCGGAAAAGAACGCAATGGCGGTATCGAGTGACTCCACCACGATGCCGACGTTGTCCATGCGTTTCAGTGTCATGCGGATGCCTCGGGGAGAAGAGGGCGTCAGTTTACACTACGCCCCGCCATGCCGACCCAATTGCTGAACTCCTGGAAACCCTTGCTGCTGGCGAGCGGCGCAGCGGTCACGTGCATGATCAGGTAATAGCCAAGCAGGCCGCGGGGGGGGGGGGGGGGGGAGGAGGGGGGGGGGGGGGGGGGGGGGGGCGGGGGCATCCCCCAACCAACCGCTACATCCGACCGCTCGCCGCCCGCGCTTCACGCCGCGCCTGGTCCAGCACGTACGCCTGGATCATCCGAACCTGCGCGGCGGCGAGAGCTTTTGCAAACGACGGCATGCCGAGCTGCCTTCGGGCGCCCCCCAGGACGATCGAATCGATCGTCGCGTGTGTCTCGGCGGTCAGGCGCAGGTCGGGGACGGCGCGCCGGTCAGGATAGCCATCCCTCTCGCGCCGCCCTGTTGGCCAGCAGCAGCAGGAGCACGGCGATCACCAGCACCGCTCCCTGCAGCGCGTAGGCCGACGCCGGGATGGCGACGGGACTCATGCCGAACAGCGCGATGTCCTGCCCGATGAGCCCGAGCAGCGACGCGAGCAACGGACCCTTCGCCCACCGCTTCTTCATGACCAGCCCCACGCAGCCGAGCGCACCGCCCCACACGGCGATCGCGTACAGCGCCACCGCCCAGATGGGTCGTGCAGCGTACAGCGCGCGCTGGTCGGGCGACATCGCGGCGATGGCCTCCGGCGTCAGCATCACGTCCATGAGATAGGCGGCGCAGCCCATCAGGTTCCAGAGCAAGGCGACAATGGCCACCGGCATGAACCACTTGGGACGCGTCATCTAGCCTCCGTCGAAGGTGGGAAGAAGTTCGTCGCGAACATGCCCGCCGCGGCGTCATATCGAAAGGGTCTACCTGACCAGTTCCGCCTTGGGAGGCTGCGTCGAATCGGTGGCATCGCGCCTCGGGTCGGCCTCACGATATGTTCGGCGCTCCCAGACACGGACACCCTTCTGTGCGCGCGCGCGTTGCGGCCCTCTGCGAAGTCCTCGGGGTCTACCTGGCGGGCCAGGTGGTGATGTTCCTGCTCGCCAAGGGCCTCGGCGTGTCGCTGGCGAATCCCCTGACCACCCTCACGGCGGACGCCGACGGCGCAACACTCGTCTCGGCGACGCACGCGCTCGTGCGGCTCCTCGGCTTTCAATACGCCCTACAGCTTCGTCGTCACGTCAATCACCAGCGCGCTGTTCCCCGCCAGCGACAACGCCACCCCGCCGCTCGTCCCAACCACCACGCTCGCCCCCGCGCATCCCGCCCCGACCTTCCCGCCGCCTAACACATCGCAATACGTCCCCGCCGCCAACCCTGTGCTGGTCGAGACGAGCACGTTTCCTCCCTCGCGGTTGATCGCGACCCACCCCTTGTCGCCGCGCGAGAAGGCGATCGCATTCCCCGCGTTGTCCCACCAGCGCGTCACCTCGGTCCCGGCGACGGTGCGCCGGAAGCGGATCATGTTGCGGATGTACGGGTCACGATGCTCGCACACCCAGTCGCCGAGGACGACCACCTCGAACGACGCGGCGCATCGCACCGGGAGCGTCCACCCGGCGGCGTCGGACGGCGGACCGGCGGAGTTGCCGGCGGGACAGGTGAAGGCGAAGCTCGAGAGCACGGTCGGGTAGCCGTACGGCTGCGCCAGCATCCAGACGTTGGCCAGGCGGAAGACCTGCGTGTTGCGGTAGCCGATGCCGCAGTCGTGCTGCGTGTCGTGGTTCTGGAGGAAGACCACCGCCTTGTCGGACGGCATCATCCCCCACGCGGCGGCAGAGAACTGGTTGCCGGCGCTCCCGTTGGGGTTGAGCTGCGACAGGCGCTCCCCGTTCACGTTGCGGAACTTGTTCCCCACGCCGACGAAGATGAACTCGGTGATGTCGGCGACGCCGCCCGACGCGTAGCCGGCGCCGAAGTAGTCGGTGGCCTTGACCGCCTCACCAGAGCCGCCGATCACCTCGAGGAAGAAATACGGCAGTGCGCGCCCCTCACTGGCTGCGGCGCTGTTGACCAGCGTGATGATCTGGTCGAGCTCCACCTGCTGCATGTGCTTGGCCGCGTCGATGCGGAAGCCGGCGACGCCGAGCCTGACGAGTGCGATGAGGTAGTCGGCGATCTTCTGTCGCACCGACGGCAGGCCTGTGTTGAGGTCCGGGAGCGAGAGTAGCTCGCAGTCCTGCACATTGGCCGCGTCCTGGTAGTTGTTGAGCGCACACGGCGTGTGGAAGTCGGACTGGGCGTAGAGCCCCGGGTAGCTGTACTTCGAGTAGGCGGTCCCCGCGCTCCCCACGCCGGGGCTGGGGAAGTTGGTCATGTGATTGATGACCGCGTCGACGTAGATGTCGACCCCTGCCCCCTTGCAGCGGCTCACCATCGCCACGAACTCGTCGCGCGTCCCCGAGCGGCTGCGGTCCAGCTTGTAGCTGACGGGTTGGTACCGCTCGCTCCAGTCGAAGCTGGGGGTGATGCTGTGCTCCTGCGGCGGCGAGACCTGCACCGCGCGATAGCCGGCCGGCCCCAGGACCGACTCGCACTCGGCGGCGATGTCGGTCCAGCGCCAGTCGAACAGGTGCACGAAGACATCGCCGGCGGCGGCGTGGCCGCTTGCGCGGTATTGCTGGGAGAGCGTGGGGCGCCCAGCGGGGGCGTCGGGGATCGTGGCGGTGGGCGTGTCCTTGCCGCAGGCGACCGTCGCCAGCAGCAACAGGGTCGCGACGAACGACGAGGCGATTGGCGCGTGACGCTGGACTGTCAAGATGAACCGGGGGCGAGGGGAACGGGCTCCCGCAAGCTACCCGCGCCCCCGGCGTCGCGCCCGTCCTAGTGCGGGATGGCGTTCCAGGCCGCTTCGGTCACGGCGTCGAGCTGGCGCTCCATCACGATCCGCCACTTCCCCTGGCGCTTGACCAGCAGCGCCTCGAGGCGCCGATAGCTCGGCTTGCTGACGCCGGCCTTGTCGATGACCGTGTACTTGAAGACCCCGGTCTCGAAGGCCGTCTCGGTGTCGTCCTGCCGTTTCGTGAACCGGAATTCCACCGTCGCGTGCGTCCCCTTGGCCTTGTTGGCGACCATGTCCTTTCCCCAGCCTGCCAGCGCCGAGGCGATCGAACGCGTGCCGTCGTTCGAGACCAGTACGGCATCCGGGTGGTAGGTGCGCCCCATGGCGGCGATGTCGTCGTTCACGACCGACGCCGCGATGGGGGTCCAGACGTCGGCGTTGATCGCGGCGCTGGTCGGGCTCTGTGCGACGGCGGCGAGGAAGACGGGAAGGCCGAGGCTCAGGAGGGCGGTGGCGGAGAGGTGCATGGTGTGTGGCCTCGGGTGTGATGAGGGGCCGATCGACGGCTGTGCGCGGCGCTCACGATCGCCTCGGGGCCGGTCGTTTGTCCAGATCGAAGGGTGAGGGGCGGGGATCGCAGCCAAGCGGAAGCGCGTCACGGAAGAACGTTCGCTGGATCTGCGGAACCCGCCGAGCACCGTTCGTGTCGGATCCAACGACTAAGGCCACGCCGTCGGCGAGGCCCCTTCGGCCGAGGACACCAGTCTGCAACCGCCCGCAGCGCCACGCGCGGCTCGTACTCCGAGATCGAACCCGTACCGGCGCCCGCCGGGCGCGGCCCAAGCCGACCGCGCCACCGCTCGGGAAAGCGGCGTCGGGGTCGCTACGCCTCCGAGGCCGGAGTCCCATCGCGTCGGGCTGCTGCGTGCGCACCGTGCGGCGGCGCTGGTGGCGGGGCGCCGCGCCGGGCGCGGCGCGGCCAGCGCGGCGCGTGCGCCCGGGGGGGGCGCGGCGGCCCGGGGGGGCGCTCGGTGCGTGCGCCAGGTGGCGCCGGGGCGCGGGGGGCGGCAGGCCGTGCGCCGCGTCGCGGCCGGCGGATGTGTGACTGCGAGGCATTGGGCGTGGGCGGCGGAACAGGGGGCGCGTCGTACTCGCTGTAACAGGCTCGTGGGCGGAATGCGGCGTCTGGTGAATGCTCCTCAGACTTGTTAGGTCACCGTGCGGACGCGATGTCCGGCGCACTGGCGGTTTAGGGCGCCGGGCCCCGCGGGTCACCGCCGCTGCAACCGGTTGTACTTCGCGAGGATCGCCTTCACCTGGTCGTGCGGGAGCGCCCACGCGCGGCGATAGTCCGCCCCCGTCATCGTCTCGGCCGCCAGCATCGCGTTGATGATCGCCTCTTCCGTCGCCTCCACGGTGGCCGTGAAGAGCGGATCCACCAGTCCGGAGCCCAGCCGCTGCATCGTGGGCGCCGGCAGCGTCGAGCGGCCGCTGTTCCCCCAGTCCACCCCGCGGTTCGCGGTCGAGAAGGCGATGAAGATGTCACCAGAACCGTTGCCGTTGATCGACCCCATGCGCCCCATGCCTAACGCGACGCGGCGCACCACGCGCTTGAGCTGGTCGGGCGACAGCGGGGCATCGGTGGCCACCACGATGATGATCGAACCCTGCTCGGGATCTTCCGCCGGCGCATCGCCGCCCCCCGGACCCGCCCCACACACCGGCAGCGGACGGCCATCGAAGGCGGTGAGCGGCGGGTCGAGGCGCTGCGCCACGCAGGGCTCGAGCCCCGTCACCTCGCGCCCCACCGGGATCCCGGCGATGCGGAGCTGTGAGCGCGTGCCGTAGTTGCACTGCACCAGCACACCGACGGTGAAGCCACCCTCCATCGCCGACAACATCCGCGACGACGTCCCGGTGCCGCCCTTGAAGCCGTTGCAGTTCATCCCCGTCCCGCCCCCCACGTTCCCCTCGGCCACCGCCCCGGGACGCGCGGCATCGAGCGCCTGGAAGGCATGCTCCGCCTTCACGTGCAGCCCCTTCATGTCATTGAGCCCGCCGTCCGAGGTCTCGGCGACCACCGGATACCAGAACGGGCCGGGGGCGTTGCGCTTCACCATCCAGTCCACCACCGCGTCGCGCACGATCCCCACACTCAGCGTGTTGGTGATCATGATCGGCGTCTCCAGCACCCCGGTCTCCTCGATCCAGTGCGTCCCGGTCATGTCACCGTTGCCGTTCCCCGCATAGTACGCGGCGAAGACCGGCTCCAGCGTCGCGCGGCCACGCGGCAGGATCGCGGTGACCCCGGTGCGCACCGGCCCCTGCCCCACCACCCGCTTCCCTTCGCCGCGAATGAGCGTCGTGTAGCCCACCTCCACGCCGGCGACGTCGGTGATGGCGTTGTGGGGGCCGGGGGTGCCGTCGAGCGGGATGCCGAGGTCGCGTGCGCGGGCGCGCTGCTGCGCGACGGCAGACGACGGTGCGGCGGCGAGGGCCGCGACGGCGAGGAGGGTTATGGGAACGAGTGAGCGCATGGGCGGGGTGCGGGGGTGGCGGTTCGGGGAGAGATTACCGCCGGAGGGCGCGGGAGGCGAGGGTGCGCGGCATGGCGGGCAACGGGTGCGTCCGGGCGGGCGACCGACTTCGCTACGCATCCTAGTCGCCAGCGGAATGGTCGATCGACTTCGTCCGAATGGGGTGATCGACATAGGGTGAAACGGGGAATCGGGATGGACCGCAATCCGCACAATGCCGGTGAGACTGCATTGGTGGGTGAAGCCGAGGCAGCGGGGATTGACGAGTTCAGCTATGCGGCGCCACGTTGGCAATCGATGGTCGGCGTTGAGCAAATGCCAAACAGACCATCCGAGCGTCTCATCGGAGGAGTTCAGCTGATGTTAGGGCTACTGCGAGTGCTTGGGGTGTCGATCTGCTTGGTCTGCCTGGGACGCAGTGTGCAATCGCAACAGCCGCAGAAGCCACGCCCTTCAGACATCGCACAGAAGGCCGGCAAAGCACTCTCCACGGTCATTGCATTGGACTCGGCGGGAAAGTCCATGGGAGAGGGAACAGGCTTCTTCATTCGTGCAGACGGCACACTCGTCACCAACTATCACGTCATCGAAGGAGCCGTCCAGGTAGAAGTGCGCACGGGCTCTGGAGAGGCATTTGACCAAGTGTTCGTCCTCTCTATCGATGCACGCCGGGATCTGGCGATCCTTCGTATTGCCACGAAGACCCCGGACTATCTGCAGATTCGCGGCGACGAATCGATGGAGGTGGGTGACCCTGTCTACGTCATGGGCAATCCACTCCGGACTTGAGAGGACGTTCTCCAACGGCCTGGTATCGGGGGCGCCGACTACTAGACGGGGTCGCTTTGCTCCAGATTACCGCTCCAATCTCACCGGGATCGTCTGGTGGTCCTGTGATGGACGAGTTCGGGCGCGTGGTGGGAGTGGCGACGCTGTATCTCGATCAGGCTCAGAATCTCAACTTCGCGGTAGCCGGTCGCTATGTCGAGCCACTGCTTAGCCTCGCCGGATCGCCTCGACCCTTCAGCCCGGCGTTGGTCGCTGCGCGACGCAGCACTAATTCAGGAGAGCGCGCGAAGGGTGCGGCTAGTGCCGAGACCGTCGTGGCATCGCCCGCACCTGCGCGCGCTACGTTTCGATCCGTGGCGGATCCGAGAGGCCTGTATCGCGTCGCGTCGCGAATGGGCCCAGAGAGCACAACGGTCAACGGTCGACTCTCCGTCATTCGCGCTCAGGGCAACCACGTGTTCATCGGCTGGTGGCAGTATGTGACGCCCGGAAAGGGCGGTGACTTCACGCTAGTGAACTCGCTGCTGCAGCCGAGTGCGAACGGCACCTTCTCTCTCGAAGTGCACAAACCGCTTCATGGCGGTTTCACCGCGCCCGACGAGGTCCGTCTTGCTCCGGCGGGCACGGTGCCTGATGTGGAGTCCACTTATCCCCAGATTGCCCTGACGCGCATTGCGCTGCGCCCACTCGACATCGGCGGCATCTATCAGGTCGAGGGTGTGGGCGGTATGACCGACGTGAAGGCGGATCAGCAATGGCGAGGAGAAGTCGCCATCGTGCCCTCGGAGGGGGCTATCGGTCAGCCAAACAACGAGGCAATGGTCGCAGTCTCGCTGGATGGGAGTAACGGCTGGACGTATACGTTCTGGACAACTACGACCCTCAAGTCGGACGGGTCATTTGCGTGCGCCAAGGCAGAACGGAACGACGAGACGTGGAACTGTAACGGTCGCGTGTCTGGTGAGAACCTCCAGATCTACGTCCATCGTGGAATCAAGCGTGGATTCGATTACGAGGCGCAGGTCAAGGGGCGTAGGTCTCACTAAGGCCACTTCGCTCGGTCGCGTTGAGAGTTCGGCCGTCCGCTCCAAGTAGAGTTGGACGTCACCCCTTTGCTACCACTCGACGCGGCCGGCGATGGCGCTCGGCACCGCCGTCGGAACCCCAGTCCTGCCCTGCTCCATGCGCTAGACCGTCGCATGGTCGCTCCAGGTCTAGGTGGCGTGCGTCCACGACGATGCGTACGGATCTCGCCCTCGACGCGCTGGAGCAAGCGGTGTATGCACGACAACCGACGGCGCCGCTCATTCACCACTCCGACCGCGGGGCGCACAATCTCGCGATTCGCTACACCGAACGACTCGCGGATGCCGGGATCGAGGCATCGGTCGGCAGCCGTGGGGACTCGTACGACAACGCACTCGCGGAGAATGTGATCGGTCTCTTCAAGACGGAGGTCATTCGCCGTCAGGGGCCATGGCGTTCTCTCAACGAAATGGAGTTCGCCACGCTCTCGTGGGTGCACTGGTTCAACACGACGCGGCTCCTGGAGCCGCTCGGCTACCTTCCGCCCGCCGAGTTCGAGACGCAGCACTGCGAGACGATCACACCTCACGCCATGCAAGCCGTGGCCTGAGGACACAGCGAACCGGGTCTCCGATAAGCCCCGGGCGGTTCAACCTCTTTTCGCGCTTTTTGTCCGTGTGTCGGCGTCTATCACCGGCCATCCTTCTCCCCGCCGCCCAGCAGCGTCAGGAGCCGTTCGAGGGACCGGTCCACACCCGAGCGCCCCGACTGCATGCGCTCACGCAACTGACTCTGGAGATCCGACATCCTCGTGGATGAAAGGACCCATCCCAACGGCGCACCGACGGAAGGGCGCTTCGCTGGAGCGATGACGACGAAGCAACCTCGCGCGATGTCTTCACGCCGAAGGCTGTCCGATGTTATGGTTATCGCCTCGTCTCCTGCGCTACCCGACCCGGCGCTCGACCTGGCGCATCGCTCCGGCGTCGGCCGCATGCTGAGGCGTGCCATCTCTTCGAGTGCGGCCTGTCCGAGAATGCGTTTGTTCCGAAGTGAACGCACCGGCGCGAGCAGTTCGTAAGGTCTACCTCGGGCGGCGATGCGTGCTGCACTCCGATAGTGGTTGTCGACCACGACGATCCACGGAACGATTGTCGGTCGGCTCTGCGAGGCTTCCCGGTTGCTTCGTCGCACGAGCGGTTCCACCTCACTCCACAGCTGCAGGAGTGTCAGAATGCCGCTGTTCTCGTAGTAGCCCCCGTCAACGGCGTACGGAGACGTTCGGGGACAGGCGCACGGCGGCCGAATCCGCGAAGGGCTTCTGCTCCGCGACGCAGTGCACGACCGCGCCGGAAGGGCTGACGAGCGGAAACCAAGCCGACAGCAGGGCGGCCGTCGCCACCGTTAACCCCACTTGGGGAGCATGCCAGTTCTCGCCTCCCTCTTCGGCGCGCGCGTTCAGAATCGGTTGCGTGGCTGTCGAAATGGAGCCGATCGCATAATGCTGGTCGTTACCACAGG
This genomic interval carries:
- a CDS encoding serine hydrolase, whose protein sequence is MLRYELNLPNRHFVAGRVDQDGVDATVTITGPTGKRVQRSARVGRGGPESFAFATDTVGRYVVEVTPATAGKGGAVRVQLTRSEPVATTPEGKVDQAAAQLYKDTPGAVVGVIKEGKLAFVKGYGAADLTYEMPFTAETPTNIGSSSKQFTGFALALLASRGKLSLSDDVRKHIPELKDFGKTITVRHLLTHTTGYREFINTLIIEGRQVLEGDYIASDEVIKVINRQPALQNEPGAEFNYNNSAFALATIVAERVTGVPFAEWMRNEVFLPLGMTKTWVRANPGQIIHGRSAGYIPGEGGFREVRDLHGSAGAGGIYTTPGDVAKWMHNFKTGELGGPAVIKELSTSFVLNDGKPSNYGYGLFLDTNRGLRRWQHGGNDIAHSSTFVYYPDLDAGYVVFSNYQGVPGGIAGVVADAFFAQHMTMPPRATASATAASGVDVPAATLRRYAGKYEMTTLGGLLLTVEQQGNQLRLQLPGQPALPLRPTSMTAFEVVGAPARITFNAAPDGAVEGITFQQDGQHPGRRVAEQAAVDLATFAGRYFSEELETFYDLSVEGGQLVIRHRRFGPVTLTHTTGDSFSATLPVSQVVFRRDAQGTVTGFDAGNGRARDIRFRKVTP
- a CDS encoding VOC family protein; protein product: MTLKRMDNVGIVVESLDTAIAFFSELGLTLQGRATIEGEWAGRVTGLGNQHVEIAMMITPDGHSRLELSRFLAPAVVADHRNAPVNSLGYLRIMFTVTDLDELLVRLGRHGAQLVGEVVNYENVYRLCYIRGPEGLLIGLAEELGTRSGTT
- a CDS encoding alpha-amylase family protein codes for the protein MTVQRHAPIASSFVATLLLLATVACGKDTPTATIPDAPAGRPTLSQQYRASGHAAAGDVFVHLFDWRWTDIAAECESVLGPAGYRAVQVSPPQEHSITPSFDWSERYQPVSYKLDRSRSGTRDEFVAMVSRCKGAGVDIYVDAVINHMTNFPSPGVGSAGTAYSKYSYPGLYAQSDFHTPCALNNYQDAANVQDCELLSLPDLNTGLPSVRQKIADYLIALVRLGVAGFRIDAAKHMQQVELDQIITLVNSAAASEGRALPYFFLEVIGGSGEAVKATDYFGAGYASGGVADITEFIFVGVGNKFRNVNGERLSQLNPNGSAGNQFSAAAWGMMPSDKAVVFLQNHDTQHDCGIGYRNTQVFRLANVWMLAQPYGYPTVLSSFAFTCPAGNSAGPPSDAAGWTLPVRCAASFEVVVLGDWVCEHRDPYIRNMIRFRRTVAGTEVTRWWDNAGNAIAFSRGDKGWVAINREGGNVLVSTSTGLAAGTYCDVLGGGKVGAGCAGASVVVGTSGGVALSLAGNSALVIDVTTKL
- a CDS encoding nuclear transport factor 2 family protein; protein product: MHLSATALLSLGLPVFLAAVAQSPTSAAINADVWTPIAASVVNDDIAAMGRTYHPDAVLVSNDGTRSIASALAGWGKDMVANKAKGTHATVEFRFTKRQDDTETAFETGVFKYTVIDKAGVSKPSYRRLEALLVKRQGKWRIVMERQLDAVTEAAWNAIPH
- a CDS encoding P1 family peptidase — encoded protein: MRSLVPITLLAVAALAAAPSSAVAQQRARARDLGIPLDGTPGPHNAITDVAGVEVGYTTLIRGEGKRVVGQGPVRTGVTAILPRGRATLEPVFAAYYAGNGNGDMTGTHWIEETGVLETPIMITNTLSVGIVRDAVVDWMVKRNAPGPFWYPVVAETSDGGLNDMKGLHVKAEHAFQALDAARPGAVAEGNVGGGTGMNCNGFKGGTGTSSRMLSAMEGGFTVGVLVQCNYGTRSQLRIAGIPVGREVTGLEPCVAQRLDPPLTAFDGRPLPVCGAGPGGGDAPAEDPEQGSIIIVVATDAPLSPDQLKRVVRRVALGMGRMGSINGNGSGDIFIAFSTANRGVDWGNSGRSTLPAPTMQRLGSGLVDPLFTATVEATEEAIINAMLAAETMTGADYRRAWALPHDQVKAILAKYNRLQRR